GGTTGCCACTCCGGCCTCTTTCACTCAATTTGCCGCCTTCCGGGCGGGGATCGGGGGAGCCCCTAGCATGGCGACAAGGCTGCTTCAAACGCCCATTGCTGCTCGTTGGGCAACAATCTGGCACCGGACCGGCAACGCGCTGGAGGCACGGCTCGAAGTCGAACGCGAACGGATCGGGCTCTGGCTGCCGGTCGCGATGGGCGCCGGCATTGCAGCCTGGTTCGCCTTACCCGGCGAAGCACAATGGATCGGGTTCCTCTTGTCGCTTGCGGGTGGTTTGTGCGCGGGCCTCCTGATCGGCTGGGATAGCCGGTTCGGGCGGATGGTCGTGGTTGGATGCGGCGTGATGGCGGTGGGCATGTTGTTGATCTGGACGCGCGCCGTCTGGGTCGCGGCGCCGGTGCTCGCGGCGCCCGTGATGACTGAATTTTCCGCGATCGTCGAGCGGGCCGAGCCGCTGCCGGCCAAAGGGCAGATCCGTATTCTCGCATTGCCGCAGAAGCGCAGCGACCTGCCGCCGCGGGTGCGATTGACGCTAGGTAGCGAGCAGGCGGTGAGCCTCACCGACGGTGAAATGATCGGCGTCCGAGCGCGATTGATGCCGCCGCCTACGGCCAGCCTTCCCGGGGGCTATGATTTCGCGCAGCGCGCGTGGTTCGACAGGATCGGGGCCGTTGGGACTGTGCTCGGCGACATCTCTCGGACGTCGGCGTCCGGGCCGACTATGCCGCCGCTGCGTACGCGGCTCAGTGCGCATATACACGATCAGATCGAGGGTTCGTCCGGCGGCATTGCCGCCGCGCTGGTAACGGGCGACCGCGGCGCGATCAGCGAGGCGGATGAGGAGGCGATGCGGCGCAGCGGGTTGGCGCATCTCCTGTCGATCAGCGGGCTGCATGTGACCGCGGTCGTCGGATTTGCGATGTTCCTGACCCTGCGCCTGTTTGCGTTGAGCCGGCGGCTGGCGCTCGCCGGCTATGTCCTGCCCCTCGCCGCTGCTGCCGGGGCGCTGGCCGGCGGCGGCTATACATTGCTCGCAGGGGCGGAGGTGCCGACGCTGCGGTCGTTCATCGCCGCCTTGCTCGTGCTCGTGGCGTTCCTGATGGGACGCGAAGCGCTGACGCTGCGACTGGTTGCGGCGGGCGCGCTGATCGTGCTGGTCTGGCGCCCCGAATCGCTTGCGGGTCCAAGCTTTCAACTGAGCTTCGCGGCTATCACCGCGATCATTGCGCTGCATGAAAGCCGCCCGATGCGCGCATTTCTGGCACGCCGCGATGAACCGTGGCCTTTTCGAACCTTGCGCGCTGTCGCGGGGCTCTTGGTCACCGGACTGGTCGTCGA
This sequence is a window from Sphingopyxis sp. USTB-05. Protein-coding genes within it:
- a CDS encoding ComEC/Rec2 family competence protein, which produces MATRLLQTPIAARWATIWHRTGNALEARLEVERERIGLWLPVAMGAGIAAWFALPGEAQWIGFLLSLAGGLCAGLLIGWDSRFGRMVVVGCGVMAVGMLLIWTRAVWVAAPVLAAPVMTEFSAIVERAEPLPAKGQIRILALPQKRSDLPPRVRLTLGSEQAVSLTDGEMIGVRARLMPPPTASLPGGYDFAQRAWFDRIGAVGTVLGDISRTSASGPTMPPLRTRLSAHIHDQIEGSSGGIAAALVTGDRGAISEADEEAMRRSGLAHLLSISGLHVTAVVGFAMFLTLRLFALSRRLALAGYVLPLAAAAGALAGGGYTLLAGAEVPTLRSFIAALLVLVAFLMGREALTLRLVAAGALIVLVWRPESLAGPSFQLSFAAITAIIALHESRPMRAFLARRDEPWPFRTLRAVAGLLVTGLVVEVALAPIALFHFHKAGVYGAMANVVAIPLTTFVIMPFEALALLFDCIGLGAPLWWVTEQALRLLLGLAYVVSDAPGAVATLPSFPPWGFALAVFGGLWVLLWQTGWRRAGFVPLAIGAATLLFQPRPDLLVTGDGRHIAAALPDGSYALLRDRSGDYIRDTMAEAAGTDMPLASLADLDHVECNRDFCRWSQGQGAARHVILASRGRDRIEGADMADACAAADIVISDRWLPRECAGRWMTIDRDSLATSGGLAIYLGKVPEAVATLKAGDGHPWRLPQQLSGNDEAVPTGGPER